Proteins encoded by one window of Kwoniella shivajii chromosome 8, complete sequence:
- a CDS encoding DNA replication licensing factor MCM7: MAAPAVGVLPVASININYEEETEKIREFLTSYVPPVRSRRTLPSDDDELAEDEDQQDEEEDEDELADNMSSLNVREERSKAKYVKMLKKVANRQKEEVVVDLKDLKDFSNDQTLLHNITRNTRRYIQLFCDVIDKIMPEPDHELDFTSDVLDLIMQQRREMNEQVQNGERNEDGGMFPPELMRRYNLYFRPLRNTEVLAVRAVRGAHLGHLITVRGIVTRVSEVKPLLLVNAYTCDSCGNEIFQEVAQKAFTPLTVCPSAECTQNQTKGQLHMQTRASRFRPFQEVKIQEMADQVPVGHIPRSMTIHLYGSLARSVNPGDVIHVGGIFLPTPYTGFRAIRAGLLQDTFLEAMHVHQLKKQYHAMELTPELSIEIEEMKQDPNLYNRLANSIAPEIYGHEDVKKALLLLLVGGVTKTVGDGMKIRGDINVCLMGDPGVAKSQLLKYITKVAPRGVYTTGRGSSGVGLTAAVMRDPVTDEMVLEGGALVLADNGICCIDEFDKMDESDRTAIHEVMEQQTISISKAGITTTLNARTSILAAANPLYGRYNPKVSPVENINLPAALLSRFDVIFLILDTPSREDDERLAQHVTFVHMHNTHPELDFEPVEPTLMRHYIAACRRIRPIVPPQMSEYIVSSYVQMRKQQKEDEAEDKAYSYVSARTLLAVLRLSQALARLRQDNIVGQGDVDEALRLMEVSKSSLYEHAASRNQGEDQTDTSKIFRIVKDMATISARERRDQSEEYQDQDELEELTMTDVRNRVLAKGFTETQFMDTLLEYENMGVLVRTANNTRLRFVAPDEY, encoded by the exons ATGGCCGCTCCAGCAGTTGGTGTCCTACCCGTCGCCAGTATCAAT ATCAATTATGAGGAAGAGACAG AAAAAATACGCGAGTTTTTGACATCTTATGTACCTCCAGTCCGAAGCAGAAGAACATTACcttcggatgatgatgaattagccgaagatgaagatcaacaagatgaagaagaagatgaagatgaattagcagATAACATGTCAAGTTTAAATgtcagagaagaaagatctaAAGCGAAATACgtaaagatgttgaaaaaAGTAGCGAATAGACAGAAGGAGGAAGTCGTCGTGGATctgaaagatctgaaagat TTCAGCAACGATCAAACCCTCCTTCACAATATAACCCGTAACACAAGAAGATACATCCAACTGTTCTGCGATGTCATTGATAAGATCATGCCTGAACCGGATCACGAACTTGATTTCACCTCTGACGtacttgatttgatcatgcaacaaagaagggaaatgaaTGAACAAGTTCAAAATGGGgaaagaaatgaagatggtgggATGTTCCCTCCTGAATTAATGAGAAGATA TAACCTATATTTCCGACCTCTGCGAAACACTGAAGTCCTCGCTGTAAGAGCCGTCCGAGGTGCTCATCTCGGTCACCTCATCACCGTACGAGGTATCGTTACTCGAGTATCCGAAGTGAAACCACTCCTTCTCGTCAACGCATATACATGTGATTCATGCGGTAACGAAATTTTCCAAGAAGTCGCTCAAAAAGCTTTCACTCCCTTAACCGTCTGTCCATCTGCCGAATGTACACAAAATCAGACCAAGGGTCAATTACACATGCAAACTCGTGCAAGTAGATTCCGACCTTTCCAAGAAGTGAAAATTCAAGAAATGGCTGATCAAGTTCCCGTTGGTCATATACCACGATCCATGACTATACACTTGTATGGATCATTAGCAAGATCAGTCAATCCGGGAGATGTGATTCACGTAGGAGGTATATTCTTGCCAACACCCTATACTGGATTCAGAGCGATCAGAGCTGGATTGTTGCAAGATACATTCTTGGAAGCGATGCATGTTCATCAATTGAAGAAACAATATCACGCAATGGAATTAACACCTGAGCTgtcaattgaaattgaagaaatgaaaCAAGATCCAAATCTCTATAACAGATTAGCGAACTCAATAGCACCTGAAATTTACGGTCATGAAGATGTTAAAAAAGCTTTACTATTGTTACTTGTTGGAGGTGTAACAAAAACTGTCGGAGATGGAATGAAGATTAGAGGTGATATAAACGTTTGTTTAATGGGTGATCCAGGTGTAGCCAAATCTCAGTTATTGAAATATATCACAAAAGTAGCTCCTAGAGGTGTTTATACCACTGGTAGAGGTTCTTCAGGTGTTGGTTTGACAGCTGCCGTAATGAGAGACCCTGTAACCGATGAAATGGTATTGG AGGGAGGTGCACTTGTGCTTGCCGACAACGGTATCTGCTGTATTGATGAGTTTGACAAAATGGACGAGTCAGATCGAACGGCAATCCACGAAGTCATGGAACAACAAACCATTTCCATATCAAAAGCAGGAATTACCACCACTTTGAACGCTCGAACATCAATCCTGGCAGCTGCGAACCCTCTTTACGGCCGATACAACCCCAAAGTCTCACCAGTCGAGAATATCAACTTACCCGCAGCGTTACTGTCGCGTTTCGATGTTATTTTCCTCATCCTCGATACACcttcaagagaagatgacgaaAGATTAGCTCAACACGTCACTTTTGTTCACATGCACAACACACATCCAGAATTAGATTTCGAGCCTGTTGAACCTACGTTGATGAGACATTATATCGCTGCGTGCAGAAGGATTAGACCGATTGTCCCACCTCAAATGTCGGAATATATCGTTTCGTCATATGTTCAAATGAGGAAACaacaaaaggaagatgaagcggaagatAAAGCATATTCATACGTATCAGCAAGGACCCTGTTAGCTGTATTACGACTGTCACAAGCTTTAGCTAGATTAAGACAAGATAATATAGTTGGCCAAGGCGATGTGGATGAAGCTTTGAGATTAATGGAAGTTTCAAAATCTAGTTTATATGAACATGCGGCGTCGAGaaatcaaggtgaagatcaaACTGACACATCTAAGATCTTCAGAATCGTTAAAGATATGGCAACTATCTCTGccagagaaagaagagatcaaagtgaagaatatcaagatcaagatgaattagaagagTTAACGATGACTGATGTTAGAAATAGAGTTTTAGCTAAAGGTTTCACTGAAACTCAATTCATGGATACCCTCTTAGAG TACGAGAATATGGGAGTACTAGTTAGAACTGCAAATAATACGAGATTGAGATTTGTAGCTCCGGATGAGTATTAG